The following coding sequences are from one Primulina eburnea isolate SZY01 chromosome 15, ASM2296580v1, whole genome shotgun sequence window:
- the LOC140813486 gene encoding uncharacterized protein isoform X2: MDTSKSMLMNIPIAVLLVSGLRLLLNEVEFRWKVHNTRPLSYLLHLEKKQLSVNDSRLSTLRPTQKWKRKIDSPVVEAAIEDFINQILRDFVIDLWYSDITPDKEAPELIREIIMDVIGEISGRIKEVNLVDLLTRDVVDLVGDHLDIFRRNQACIGVDVMGTLSSEERDERLKHHLLSSKELHPALVSPECEYKVLQRLVGGLLAVVLRPREAQCPLVRCIARELLTCLVVQPIMDFASPGYINELFEYIILAYNDEDIVADQSSKVESHNCDQVVAREHCQSSESDVKRSVPSGIEGTDLSLSRFDNKKALKSITSGNIFADNIQDKPLHPRPAEWAKAFDAANRRRTDVLMPENLENMWAIGRNYKKKLQKKAAPQPQASKVTGSLSMIVPQKQLSVHIPVQKPKTSIEEEDKTYGKLPTRPQHDNQPTNSSIAAFGSSKDLDQEVFIKEGSTIEELEETAAVVASHENINKLKRSNSTSDLHIHPRLEDTLTSVGTASVISEYYSADAKKLSIHNRMSISDVVIRSEGLRVPRLKCRVVGAYFENLGSTSFAVYSIAVTDADNNTWFVKRRYRNFERLHRHLKDIPNYTLHLPPKRIFSSSTEDSFVHQRCIQLDKYLQDLLSIANVAEQHEVWDFLSASSKNYPFGKSSSTMRTLAVNVDDAVDDIVRQFKGVSDGLMRKVVGSPSSFHEPSSSVTSRNLSWNTDDLNKLAMRESTSESINSFSDNEDGYNANQGQRELESTAQSNGWHADNEFNSQGFPPRVVKCGEEVSLLNFEEIHGRKMTPATSCESKFQESSSALMSFPLDDPTTVHPEWTPPNLSVPVLNLVDNIFQLKRRGWLRRQVFWISKQILQLFMEDAIDDWLLRQIQWLRREEVIAQGIRWVHNVLWPNGTFFLRLRAQNLRNDSQTNQGYWQNTRKQSGRRVAQPGSFEEQLEAARRASDLKKMIFDGAPTTLVSLIGHKQYRRSARDVYYFLQSTVCLKQLGYGILELVLISVFPELRDIVTDIHEKMRVQPE; the protein is encoded by the exons ATGG ATACTAGCAAATCGATGTTGATGAATATTCCAATAGCCGTACTCTTGGTTTCTGGATTACGATTATTACTTAATGAGGTGGAATTCCGATGGAAGGTTCACAACACAAGACCATTGTCCTATTTATTGCACTTAGAAAAAAAGCAGCTGTCTGTGAATGATTCCCGCCTAAGTACCCTCCGCCCTACTCAAAAATGGAAGAGAAAAATAGATTCTCCTGTTGTAGAGGCTGCTATTGAAGATTTTATCAACCAAATTTTGCGTGATTTTGTGATAGATTTGTGGTATTCTGATATTACACCTGACAAAGAAGCACCAGAGCTTATCCGTGAGATAATAATGGATGTTATTGGTGAAATATCTGGAAGAATCAAAGAAGTAAACCTTGTTGACCTGTTAACGAG GGATGTGGTAGATCTGGTTGGAGATCACCTCGATATTTTTAGAAGAAACCAAGCTTGTATTGGTGTGGATGTTATGGGAACATTGTCCTCTGAAGAACGGGATGAGAGGTTGAAACACCATCTTCTCTCATCTAAGGAACTTCATCCTGCTTTGGTATCTCCAGAGTGTGAGTACAAG GTTCTTCAGCGACTCGTGGGAGGCCTTTTAGCTGTTGTGCTAAGACCAAGGGAAGCACAGTGTCCTTTAGTTCGGTGCATTGCTCGTGAGCTTTTGACTTGTTTGGTTGTACAACCTATCATGGATTTTGCAAGCCCCGG GTATATTAATGAGTTGTTTGAGTATATTATACTTGCCTATAATGATGAGGATATTGTTGCTGATCAATCATCTAAGGTTGAGAGTCATAACTGCGATCAAGTTGTTGCCAGAGAACATTGCCAAAGCAGTGAATCCGATGTGAAAAGAAGTGTTCCTTCTGGCATTGAAGGAACTGATTTGTCTTTGTCTCGATTTGATAATAAGAAGGCGCTAAAATCCATTACCTCAGGAAATATCTTCGCTGATAACATTCAGGATAAGCCTTTACATCCACGGCCTGCTGAATGGGCAAAAGCATTTGATGCAGCAAACCGGAGAAGAACAGATGTCCTTATGCCTGAAAATCTTGAAAACATGTGGGCCATTGGAAGAAACTATAAAAAGAAACTCCAAAAAAAGGCTGCTCCACAACCTCAGGCTTCTAAAGTTACTGGCTCATTAAGCATGATAGTGCCACAAAAACAATTGTCTGTGCACATACCAGTACAGAAGCCCAAAACATCAATCGAAGAAGAAGATAAGACTTATGGGAAACTACCTACCAGGCCTCAACATGATAATCAACCTACCAATTCTAGCATTGCTGCCTTTGGCAGTTCAAAAGATCTTGATCAGGAAGTTTTTATAAAGGAAGGATCTACCATTGAGGAGCTCGAAGAAACTGCTGCTGTTGTCGCTTCCcatgaaaatataaataaacttAAAAGATCAAACAGCACTTCTGATTTACACATTCATCCTAGACTTGAAGATACACTTACTAGTGTAGGTACTGCATCCGTCATTTCAGAATACTACAGTGCAGATGCTAAGAAGCTTAGTATACACAACAGGATGAGTATTTCAGATGTCGTAATTCGTAGTGAAGGGCTGCGTGTTCCCAGGCTAAAATGTCGA GTTGTTGGAGCATACTTTGAGAATCTTGGCTCAACATCCTTCGCAGTTTACTCAATTGCTGTAACTGATGCTGACAACAATACTTGGTTTGTGAAAAGAAG ATATCGGAATTTTGAAAGATTGCACAGACATCTTAAGGACATTCCTAATTATACGTTGCATTTACCTCCCAAAAGGATATTTTCTTCAAGCACGGAGGATTCTTTTGTTCATCAGCGCTGCATTCAGCTTGACAAGTATCTTCAA GATCTCCTGTCAATTGCCAATGTTGCCGAGCAACATGAAGTGTGGGATTTTTTAAGCGCTTCCTCTAAG AATTATCCATTTGGAAAATCATCTTCTACAATGAGGACTCTTGCAG TTAATGTGGATGATGCTGTGGATGATATTGTACGCCAATTCAAAGGGGTTTCTGATGGCCTGATGAGGAAAGTTGTTGGCTCACCTTCCTCTTTTCATGAACCATCTTCTTCTGTTACAAGCAGAAACTTGTCCTGGAATACTGATGATTTAAATAAATTGGCTATGAGGGAAAGTACCTCTGAATCTATTAACAGTTTTTCTGATAATGAGGATGGTTATAATGCAAACCAGGGACAGCGGGAATTAGAATCTACCGCCCAATCTAATGGGTGGCATGCAGACAATGAATTTAATTCACAGGGTTTTCCACCAAGGGTTGTTAAATGCGGTGAAGAGGTCAGTTTATTGAATTTTGAGGAAATCCATGGTCGAAAGATGACACCTGCAACAAGCTGTGAGAGCAAATTTCAGGAATCAAGTTCAGCCTTAATGTCTTTTCCCCTGGATGATCCAACAACAGTGCATCCTGAG TGGACACCACCAAATTTAAGTGTGCCAGTTCTGAATTTAGTCGATAACATATTTCAGCTCAAGAGAAGAGGCTGGCTAAG GAGACAGGTTTTTTGGATATCCAAGCAAATATTGCAGTTATTCATGGAGGATGCCATTGATGACTGGCTCTTAAGGCAAATACAGTGGCTCCGCAGAGAGGAAGTTATTGCTCAAGGAATTCGATGGGTTCACAAT GTTCTCTGGCCCAATGGAACTTTCTTTTTGAGACTGCGAGCTCAAAATCTTCGAAATGATAGTCAAACTAACCAGGGATATTGGCAAAATACTAGAAAACAAAGTGGTAGAAGGGTCGCTCAACCAGGGTCTTTTGAGGAACAGCTTGAAGCTGCTCGAAGGGCTAGTGATttgaaaaaaatgatatttg ATGGCGCTCCGACCACTCTGGTCAGCTTGATCGGGCATAAGCAGTATAGACGTAGTGCAAGGGACGTATACTACTTTCTTCAG TCTACAGTCTGTTTAAAGCAACTTGGATATGGAATACTGGAACTTGTTCTCATCTCTGTTTTCCCCGAACTGCGTGATATTGTAACGGACATACACGAAAAGATGCGAGTTCAGCCTGAGTAG
- the LOC140813709 gene encoding uncharacterized protein, whose protein sequence is MATISATISPVTFPAASAQRRTRVKFINGLNSFGGLKAHNNVASLGLPIGTEQSFAKIVSSLKKKSSRGRGGGALTSTCNAAEEIFRIAAIMNALVLIGVAVGFVLLRIEALVEEE, encoded by the coding sequence ATGGCAACGATATCGGCTACAATATCTCCGGTGACGTTCCCGGCCGCATCAGCCCAGAGGAGAACAAGAGTCAAGTTTATCAATGGATTGAACTCGTTTGGTGGGCTGAAGGCACATAACAATGTGGCTTCATTAGGCCTACCAATTGGCACTGAACAGTCTTTTGCGAAGATTGTTAGTTCCTTGAAGAAGAAATCCTCGCGAGGCAGGGGTGGTGGTGCTTTAACTTCCACCTGCAATGCTGCGGAAGAGATTTTCAGGATTGCTGCCATTATGAATGCATTGGTTCTTATCGGGGTTGCTGTTGGATTCGTGCTTCTTCGAATTGAAGCACTCGTGGAGGAAGAATGA
- the LOC140813486 gene encoding uncharacterized protein isoform X1 produces the protein MMKKAMESVQDLIEEAKLRAVWWILCIFGVTYFLTHTSKSMLMNIPIAVLLVSGLRLLLNEVEFRWKVHNTRPLSYLLHLEKKQLSVNDSRLSTLRPTQKWKRKIDSPVVEAAIEDFINQILRDFVIDLWYSDITPDKEAPELIREIIMDVIGEISGRIKEVNLVDLLTRDVVDLVGDHLDIFRRNQACIGVDVMGTLSSEERDERLKHHLLSSKELHPALVSPECEYKVLQRLVGGLLAVVLRPREAQCPLVRCIARELLTCLVVQPIMDFASPGYINELFEYIILAYNDEDIVADQSSKVESHNCDQVVAREHCQSSESDVKRSVPSGIEGTDLSLSRFDNKKALKSITSGNIFADNIQDKPLHPRPAEWAKAFDAANRRRTDVLMPENLENMWAIGRNYKKKLQKKAAPQPQASKVTGSLSMIVPQKQLSVHIPVQKPKTSIEEEDKTYGKLPTRPQHDNQPTNSSIAAFGSSKDLDQEVFIKEGSTIEELEETAAVVASHENINKLKRSNSTSDLHIHPRLEDTLTSVGTASVISEYYSADAKKLSIHNRMSISDVVIRSEGLRVPRLKCRVVGAYFENLGSTSFAVYSIAVTDADNNTWFVKRRYRNFERLHRHLKDIPNYTLHLPPKRIFSSSTEDSFVHQRCIQLDKYLQDLLSIANVAEQHEVWDFLSASSKNYPFGKSSSTMRTLAVNVDDAVDDIVRQFKGVSDGLMRKVVGSPSSFHEPSSSVTSRNLSWNTDDLNKLAMRESTSESINSFSDNEDGYNANQGQRELESTAQSNGWHADNEFNSQGFPPRVVKCGEEVSLLNFEEIHGRKMTPATSCESKFQESSSALMSFPLDDPTTVHPEWTPPNLSVPVLNLVDNIFQLKRRGWLRRQVFWISKQILQLFMEDAIDDWLLRQIQWLRREEVIAQGIRWVHNVLWPNGTFFLRLRAQNLRNDSQTNQGYWQNTRKQSGRRVAQPGSFEEQLEAARRASDLKKMIFDGAPTTLVSLIGHKQYRRSARDVYYFLQSTVCLKQLGYGILELVLISVFPELRDIVTDIHEKMRVQPE, from the exons ATGATGAAGAAGGCAATGGAGAGTGTACAGGATCTGATCGAAGAAGCTAAGCTTCGAGCTGTGTGGTGGATTCTCTGTATATTTGGAGTAACTTACTTCTTGACAC ATACTAGCAAATCGATGTTGATGAATATTCCAATAGCCGTACTCTTGGTTTCTGGATTACGATTATTACTTAATGAGGTGGAATTCCGATGGAAGGTTCACAACACAAGACCATTGTCCTATTTATTGCACTTAGAAAAAAAGCAGCTGTCTGTGAATGATTCCCGCCTAAGTACCCTCCGCCCTACTCAAAAATGGAAGAGAAAAATAGATTCTCCTGTTGTAGAGGCTGCTATTGAAGATTTTATCAACCAAATTTTGCGTGATTTTGTGATAGATTTGTGGTATTCTGATATTACACCTGACAAAGAAGCACCAGAGCTTATCCGTGAGATAATAATGGATGTTATTGGTGAAATATCTGGAAGAATCAAAGAAGTAAACCTTGTTGACCTGTTAACGAG GGATGTGGTAGATCTGGTTGGAGATCACCTCGATATTTTTAGAAGAAACCAAGCTTGTATTGGTGTGGATGTTATGGGAACATTGTCCTCTGAAGAACGGGATGAGAGGTTGAAACACCATCTTCTCTCATCTAAGGAACTTCATCCTGCTTTGGTATCTCCAGAGTGTGAGTACAAG GTTCTTCAGCGACTCGTGGGAGGCCTTTTAGCTGTTGTGCTAAGACCAAGGGAAGCACAGTGTCCTTTAGTTCGGTGCATTGCTCGTGAGCTTTTGACTTGTTTGGTTGTACAACCTATCATGGATTTTGCAAGCCCCGG GTATATTAATGAGTTGTTTGAGTATATTATACTTGCCTATAATGATGAGGATATTGTTGCTGATCAATCATCTAAGGTTGAGAGTCATAACTGCGATCAAGTTGTTGCCAGAGAACATTGCCAAAGCAGTGAATCCGATGTGAAAAGAAGTGTTCCTTCTGGCATTGAAGGAACTGATTTGTCTTTGTCTCGATTTGATAATAAGAAGGCGCTAAAATCCATTACCTCAGGAAATATCTTCGCTGATAACATTCAGGATAAGCCTTTACATCCACGGCCTGCTGAATGGGCAAAAGCATTTGATGCAGCAAACCGGAGAAGAACAGATGTCCTTATGCCTGAAAATCTTGAAAACATGTGGGCCATTGGAAGAAACTATAAAAAGAAACTCCAAAAAAAGGCTGCTCCACAACCTCAGGCTTCTAAAGTTACTGGCTCATTAAGCATGATAGTGCCACAAAAACAATTGTCTGTGCACATACCAGTACAGAAGCCCAAAACATCAATCGAAGAAGAAGATAAGACTTATGGGAAACTACCTACCAGGCCTCAACATGATAATCAACCTACCAATTCTAGCATTGCTGCCTTTGGCAGTTCAAAAGATCTTGATCAGGAAGTTTTTATAAAGGAAGGATCTACCATTGAGGAGCTCGAAGAAACTGCTGCTGTTGTCGCTTCCcatgaaaatataaataaacttAAAAGATCAAACAGCACTTCTGATTTACACATTCATCCTAGACTTGAAGATACACTTACTAGTGTAGGTACTGCATCCGTCATTTCAGAATACTACAGTGCAGATGCTAAGAAGCTTAGTATACACAACAGGATGAGTATTTCAGATGTCGTAATTCGTAGTGAAGGGCTGCGTGTTCCCAGGCTAAAATGTCGA GTTGTTGGAGCATACTTTGAGAATCTTGGCTCAACATCCTTCGCAGTTTACTCAATTGCTGTAACTGATGCTGACAACAATACTTGGTTTGTGAAAAGAAG ATATCGGAATTTTGAAAGATTGCACAGACATCTTAAGGACATTCCTAATTATACGTTGCATTTACCTCCCAAAAGGATATTTTCTTCAAGCACGGAGGATTCTTTTGTTCATCAGCGCTGCATTCAGCTTGACAAGTATCTTCAA GATCTCCTGTCAATTGCCAATGTTGCCGAGCAACATGAAGTGTGGGATTTTTTAAGCGCTTCCTCTAAG AATTATCCATTTGGAAAATCATCTTCTACAATGAGGACTCTTGCAG TTAATGTGGATGATGCTGTGGATGATATTGTACGCCAATTCAAAGGGGTTTCTGATGGCCTGATGAGGAAAGTTGTTGGCTCACCTTCCTCTTTTCATGAACCATCTTCTTCTGTTACAAGCAGAAACTTGTCCTGGAATACTGATGATTTAAATAAATTGGCTATGAGGGAAAGTACCTCTGAATCTATTAACAGTTTTTCTGATAATGAGGATGGTTATAATGCAAACCAGGGACAGCGGGAATTAGAATCTACCGCCCAATCTAATGGGTGGCATGCAGACAATGAATTTAATTCACAGGGTTTTCCACCAAGGGTTGTTAAATGCGGTGAAGAGGTCAGTTTATTGAATTTTGAGGAAATCCATGGTCGAAAGATGACACCTGCAACAAGCTGTGAGAGCAAATTTCAGGAATCAAGTTCAGCCTTAATGTCTTTTCCCCTGGATGATCCAACAACAGTGCATCCTGAG TGGACACCACCAAATTTAAGTGTGCCAGTTCTGAATTTAGTCGATAACATATTTCAGCTCAAGAGAAGAGGCTGGCTAAG GAGACAGGTTTTTTGGATATCCAAGCAAATATTGCAGTTATTCATGGAGGATGCCATTGATGACTGGCTCTTAAGGCAAATACAGTGGCTCCGCAGAGAGGAAGTTATTGCTCAAGGAATTCGATGGGTTCACAAT GTTCTCTGGCCCAATGGAACTTTCTTTTTGAGACTGCGAGCTCAAAATCTTCGAAATGATAGTCAAACTAACCAGGGATATTGGCAAAATACTAGAAAACAAAGTGGTAGAAGGGTCGCTCAACCAGGGTCTTTTGAGGAACAGCTTGAAGCTGCTCGAAGGGCTAGTGATttgaaaaaaatgatatttg ATGGCGCTCCGACCACTCTGGTCAGCTTGATCGGGCATAAGCAGTATAGACGTAGTGCAAGGGACGTATACTACTTTCTTCAG TCTACAGTCTGTTTAAAGCAACTTGGATATGGAATACTGGAACTTGTTCTCATCTCTGTTTTCCCCGAACTGCGTGATATTGTAACGGACATACACGAAAAGATGCGAGTTCAGCCTGAGTAG